Sequence from the Nitrosopumilus maritimus SCM1 genome:
AAGACATGATTAATGATGATGCATATGCTCCTGCATAGATGCTTCAGAATACTGTTTGACAAGCTCATCATCAGAGAAGAATTTTTCAGATTCTCCATGGAAGAATAACGTTCTGTTAAGACAAGCAACATGATTAGCTAGTTGGTTTACTGCATCCAAATCATGAGAAGACCAAATGATTGTAATTTTTTGTTTAGAGTTTAGTTCACGTAAGATACTGTAGAATAATTCTATACTTTGCTGATCAATTCCTGTAATCGGTTCATCTAAAATCAAAAGTTTTGGATTATTTACCAAAGCTTTTGCAATAAAGACTCGTTGTAGTTGTCCTCCTGATAATTCTCCTATTCTTCTATTTCGGAGTTCATGTATCCACAATTGTTGCAAAATTTCATTAATTTTATTTTCATCAGATTCATTTCTCAGTCCCATCCTAACAACATCAGTAACAGTTGCCGGAAAATTTTTTTCAAAAATTGGTTTTTGGGGAACATATCCAATTTCTTTAAGATAATTTTTTGAAATTCTGATATCCTTATCAAAAAATTTGATTTCACCTTTGTACTTTGTATTGAGACCAAGCATGCAATCAAAAAGAGTGGATTTTCCAGCGCCATTTGGGCCAATTATGCCTAGAAAATTACCTTGATTAACCACAAAACTGACATCATCAAGAGCTTTTACGTCAGGATATTGAACTGAAAGGTTACTTATTTCAACTGCTTTCAACACAAGGCCTCCTGTAGATTCTCAAGATTTTGTTTCATTTTAGAAATGTATGTCCCTTCAGATGCAATTTCTAATGGAGAGAGGACCAAAACTTGTCCACCAATTTCATGTGCAATGGTTTCAGAAGTTCTAGTGTCAACTGTTTCTTCACTAAAAATTATTTTAATATTATGTTCTTTAGCTGTTGAAATTACATTTTCTAATGTTTTTGCAGTTGCTTCTCCGTGTGGATCAGTTGAAGATAGAATTGTATGTTGATGTAAATCATATTC
This genomic interval carries:
- a CDS encoding metal ABC transporter ATP-binding protein; translation: MLKAVEISNLSVQYPDVKALDDVSFVVNQGNFLGIIGPNGAGKSTLFDCMLGLNTKYKGEIKFFDKDIRISKNYLKEIGYVPQKPIFEKNFPATVTDVVRMGLRNESDENKINEILQQLWIHELRNRRIGELSGGQLQRVFIAKALVNNPKLLILDEPITGIDQQSIELFYSILRELNSKQKITIIWSSHDLDAVNQLANHVACLNRTLFFHGESEKFFSDDELVKQYSEASMQEHMHHH